In one window of Azoarcus olearius DNA:
- a CDS encoding mechanosensitive ion channel family protein, whose translation MEALTMQDNARPVEFARLLQDIWGDLQNPAVLWQIGALVGCLLLGWLIQRRALRRAAAAQGDEGQAYSAARRFGEHGMKRVIFPLSALLLVVMTRAVLVRYHNASLLDLAVPLLASLALIRFVVFTLRQAVGRSSWLGAFERVFASLAWLVVALHIVGWLPEVIEGLESVSVTLGSQKLSLWTLLLGTAMVMLTVLVAMWAGGALERRLAAAAGLDSNVRVVLTRVLRALLLVIAVLIALPMVGINLTTLSVFGGALGVGLGFGLQKIAANYVSGFILLLDRSLRIGNLIRVGNERGVVKEINTRYTVIRAANGVESIVPNETLVASVVQNETFTDSLVSLPLNFQVAYDADVEQAMRILETVAQLQPRVLQTPAPQAFLVDFGDNGINLRLSCWIGDPAAGTLGITSAINIEVWRRFKAEGIGIPFPQREVRLLPPLPELPLSAPVTTATPPSSAGDAQEVRKGGLAAPGGFA comes from the coding sequence GTGGAAGCCCTGACCATGCAGGACAACGCCCGCCCCGTCGAATTTGCCCGTTTGTTGCAGGACATCTGGGGTGACCTGCAGAACCCCGCAGTGCTGTGGCAGATCGGCGCCCTGGTGGGCTGCCTGCTGCTCGGCTGGCTGATCCAGCGCCGCGCGCTGCGCCGCGCCGCGGCAGCGCAGGGCGACGAGGGGCAGGCCTACAGCGCCGCGCGCCGCTTCGGCGAGCATGGCATGAAGCGGGTGATCTTTCCGCTCTCGGCGCTGCTGCTGGTGGTGATGACGCGCGCGGTGCTGGTGCGTTACCACAACGCGTCGCTGCTGGATCTGGCGGTGCCGCTGCTGGCCTCGCTGGCGCTGATCCGTTTCGTGGTGTTCACGTTGCGCCAGGCCGTCGGGCGTTCGAGCTGGCTGGGGGCGTTCGAACGCGTGTTCGCGTCGCTCGCCTGGCTGGTGGTGGCGCTCCACATCGTCGGCTGGTTGCCGGAAGTCATCGAAGGCCTGGAGTCGGTGTCGGTGACGCTGGGCAGCCAGAAGCTGTCGCTCTGGACGCTGCTGCTCGGCACGGCGATGGTGATGCTGACCGTGCTGGTGGCGATGTGGGCGGGTGGCGCGCTGGAGCGGCGGCTGGCCGCCGCGGCGGGGCTGGATTCCAATGTGCGCGTCGTGCTCACGCGGGTGCTGCGCGCGCTGCTGCTGGTGATCGCGGTGCTGATCGCGCTGCCGATGGTGGGTATCAACCTGACCACGCTGTCGGTGTTCGGCGGCGCGCTCGGTGTCGGCCTCGGCTTCGGCCTGCAGAAGATCGCGGCGAACTATGTCTCCGGCTTCATCCTGCTGCTCGACCGCTCGCTGCGGATCGGCAACCTGATCCGCGTCGGCAACGAGCGCGGCGTGGTCAAGGAGATCAACACCCGCTACACGGTGATCCGCGCCGCCAACGGGGTGGAGTCGATCGTGCCGAACGAGACCCTGGTCGCCTCGGTCGTGCAGAACGAGACCTTCACCGACAGCCTCGTTTCGCTGCCCCTGAACTTCCAGGTCGCCTACGACGCCGACGTGGAGCAGGCGATGCGGATTCTGGAGACCGTGGCGCAGCTGCAGCCGCGCGTGCTGCAAACGCCCGCGCCGCAGGCTTTCCTGGTCGACTTCGGCGACAACGGCATCAACCTGCGGCTGAGCTGCTGGATCGGCGATCCGGCCGCCGGCACGCTCGGCATCACCTCGGCGATCAACATCGAGGTCTGGCGCCGCTTCAAGGCCGAAGGCATCGGTATCCCGTTTCCCCAGCGCGAGGTCAGGCTGTTGCCGCCGCTGCCGGAACTGCCGCTGTCGGCGCCGGTCACAACAGCCACGCCGCCATCTTCGGCCGGCGACGCGCAAGAGGTCCGAAAAGGCGGTTTGGCCGCCCCCGGCGGCTTCGCGTAG
- a CDS encoding phospholipase D family protein: protein MPAERRRALGAVAALALLIVSAPAAGVEAFAARGEVELAFSPWDDAEQLLLRVIGAARRSVQVQAYAFTSRRVADALVAARRRGVAVEVLADARMNRRERGNALPQLLAGGVPVALETRYAAAHNKVVIVDADGPGCALVTGSYNFTWSARRRNAENMMVLRDNCPVARAYRDNWLRHRAQAEPLTRLPWKP, encoded by the coding sequence ATGCCGGCTGAGCGTCGCCGCGCCCTGGGCGCGGTAGCGGCGCTGGCGCTGCTGATCGTGTCCGCGCCGGCGGCCGGTGTCGAAGCCTTTGCTGCGCGCGGCGAGGTCGAACTGGCGTTCTCCCCGTGGGACGATGCCGAGCAGTTGCTGCTGCGGGTGATCGGCGCCGCGCGCCGTTCGGTGCAGGTGCAGGCCTACGCCTTTACCAGCCGCCGCGTGGCCGACGCGCTGGTGGCGGCGCGCCGCCGCGGGGTCGCGGTCGAAGTGCTGGCGGACGCGCGGATGAACCGGCGCGAGCGCGGCAACGCGCTGCCGCAGCTGCTGGCCGGCGGCGTGCCGGTGGCGCTGGAGACGCGCTACGCCGCCGCGCACAACAAGGTCGTGATCGTCGATGCCGACGGTCCCGGCTGCGCGCTCGTGACCGGCTCGTACAACTTCACCTGGTCGGCGCGCCGGCGCAATGCCGAGAACATGATGGTGCTGCGCGACAACTGCCCGGTTGCCCGCGCCTACCGCGACAACTGGCTGCGTCATCGCGCCCAGGCCGAACCCCTTACCCGTTTGCCGTGGAAGCCCTGA